A part of Acipenser ruthenus chromosome 12, fAciRut3.2 maternal haplotype, whole genome shotgun sequence genomic DNA contains:
- the LOC117416838 gene encoding probable cation-transporting ATPase 13A4 isoform X5, translated as MPPIWKLLFKEVLNPFYVFQVFSVILWFTEQYAEYALTIVIMSFVSLALSVYHVRQQSLKLHGLVASHNNTLVTVCRKDGGWEEVLSSQLVPGDMFQISGSKQIVPCDAILLSGGCVVNESMLTGESIPVVKLALSQLESPGPWMCGGPDSYKRHILFCGTQVIQTRADEQGVVRAVVLQTGFNTAKGELVRSIMYPKPTDFKLYRDASQFLMFLISTALLGMVYSLCVWSLNGEPAGQVISKALDVITIAVPPALPAALTVGILYAQRRLSHSGVFCISPKRINMCGQMNLVCFDKTGTLTEDGLDLWGLSLAKGSSFAPVFQFSPGVVLPWGPSFVAMVTCHSLILIDGVPQGDPLELKMFEATGWVVDEDAERGTQSVLMKPGPQANKAPVAGVLVLQQFPFSSGLQRMSVVTQELGSDKLVVYLKGAPERVASLCRPETVPASFPAHLSLYTQQGFRVIGMAYRSLGPVGDLSSISREAVESELTFLGLLILENRPKPETRPVLQELSSARIRSVMVTGDNLETAVTVANNSGMVQKTSRVIQVEAAPPSGSNPTSVTWILLEELKHNCSTIDSCVITELDQNCSDYHFVMTGKTYDAILRHFHSLLPKLLLNGTVFARMSPGQKTSLVEEFQRLEFVVGMCGDGANDCGALKMAHAGISLSEQDASVASPFTSKVPNIECVPLLIREGRAALVTSYCMFKYMALYSMIQYLGVLLLYWQLNSFGNYQFLFEDLAINTVIGFTMNLNHAHPKLAPRWPPAQLMSPPMLLSVVLNVILSLALQTAGFLAVQQQAWYLPNDIYSACAPGNASSSAGNGTHNSTLSVPVPDPGFKSYENTTVWLLSLFSCITVAFIFSRGKPFRKAIYTNYLFVLVLLSQLAVCLFFLFADVPGLYQFMDLVCTPTAWRLHILVMLLVYFVVALAIEEFIIENRTLWRWLRRCAGVQSQSCYRKLQRVLEKEAGWPPLSGTQYAGCSMAFDNTAFEEHRETGH; from the exons ATGCCACCCATCTGGAAGCTGCTGTTTAAAGAG GTGCTGAACCCGTTCTATGTGTTCCAGGTGTTCTCTGTGATCCTGTGGTTCACGGAGCAGTATGCCGAGTACGCCCTCACTATTGTAATCATGTCTTTCGTCTCCTTAGCGCTGTCTGTGTACCATGTGAGGCAG CAATCTCTGAAGCTGCACGGCCTGGTTGCCTCTCACAACAACACGCTCGTCACTGTCTGCCGGAAGGATGGAG GCTGGGAGGAGGTGCTGTCCAGTCAGCTCGTACCCGGGGACATGTTCCAGATCTCAGGGAGCAAACAGATTGTGCCGTGCGACGCCATTCTGCTGTCAGGGGGCTGTGTCGTCAACGAGAGCATGCTGACAG GGGAGAGTATCCCGGTGGTGAAGTTGGCCCTGTCTCAGCTGGAGAGCCCAGGCCCCTGGATGTGCGGCGGCCCTGACAGTTATAAGCGGCACATCCTGTTCTGTGGGACTCAGGTGATCCAGACCAGGGCGGATGAGCAGGGAGTGGTCAGAGCAGTGGTGCTGCAGACCG GGTTCAACACTGCCAAGGGAGAGTTGGTGCGCTCCATCATGTACCCCAAACCCACCGACTTCAAACTGTACCGGGACGCCTCCCAATTCCTCATGTTCCTGATCAGCACCGCGCTCCTTGGGATGGTCTACTCCTTGTGTGTGTGGAGCCTCAACGGG GAGCCTGCAGGCCAGGTGATCAGTAAGGCTCTGGATGTGATCACCATCGCGGTGCCCCCCGCCCTGCCCGCTGCCCTGACAGTGGGGATTCTCTACGCTCAGAGGCGGCTGAGCCACAGCGGCGTGTTCTGTATCAGCCCCAAGAGGATCAACATGTGCGGACAGATGAACCTTGTGTGCTTTGACAAG ACAGGCACTCTCACGGAGGATGGACTGGATCTGTGGGGTCTCAGCTTGGCAAAGGGCAGCAG TTTTGCTCCGGTGTTCCAGTTCAGCCCTGGCGTTGTCCTCCCCTGGGGTCCCAGCTTCGTTGCCATGGTGACCTGTCACTCCCTGATCCTCATTGACGGGGTGCCGCAGGGGGACCCTCTTGAGCTCAAGATGTTCGAGGCGACGGGCTGG GTGGTGGATGAAGATGCTGAGAGAGGGACCCAGAGCGTGCTGATGAAGCCCGGACCCCAAGCCAACAAG GCTCCAGTGGCTGGGGTCCTGGTGCTGCAGCAGTTCCCCTTCTCCTCAGGCCTGCAGAGGATGTCTGTGGTGACCCAAGAGCTTGGCAGTGACAAGCTGGTGGTGTACCTGAAGGGGGCGCCAGAGAGAGTGGCCAGTCTGTGCAGACCGGAGACAG tCCCTGCCTCCTTCCCTGCCCACCTCTCTCTCTACACACAGCAGGGCTTTCGGGTCATTGGCATGGCGTACAGGTCACTGGGGCCAGTGGGGGACCTCTCCAGCATATCCAG GGAGGCTGTGGAGTCAGAGCTGACCTTCCTGGGCCTGCTGATCCTGGAGAACCGACCCAAACCAGAGACCAGACCGGTCCTGCAGGAGCTGAGCAGCGCACGCATCCGCAGCGTCATGGTGACAG GCGATAATCTGGAGACGGCAGTGACTGTCGCTAACAATTCTGGAATGGTTCAGAAGACAAGTCGAGTTATCCAGGTGGAGGCAGCCCCGCCCTCGGGGTCAAACCCCACCTCTGTGACCTGGATACTCCTGGAGGAGCTCAAACACAACTGCAGCACCATT GACTCCTGTGTTATTACGGAGCTGGATCAGAACTGTAGTGATTACCATTTCGTCATGACGGGGAAAACCTACGATGCGATCCTGCGACACTTCCACAGCCTGCTGCCCAAG CTGCTGCTCAATGGCACGGTGTTCGCTCGCATGTCTCCTGGACAGAAGACCAGCCTGGTGGAGGAGTTCCAGAGACTTGA GTTCGTTGTGGGGATGTGCGGCGATGGGGCCAACGATTGCGGG GCCCTGAAAATGGCCCATGCTGGGATCTCGCTATCAGAACAGGATGCGTCGGTGGCATCCCCATTTACCTCCAAAGTCCCCAACATCGAGTGTGTGCCCCTGCTCATCAG AGAAGGCCGTGCAGCCCTGGTCACCTCGTACTGTATGTTCAAATACATGGCTCTGTACAGCATGATCCAGTACCtgggtgtgctgctgctgtactgG CAACTAAACAGCTTTGGAAATTACCAGTTTCTGTTTGAAGATCTCGCCATTAACACAGTAATTGGATTCACAA TGAATCTGAACCATGCCCACCCCAAGCTGGCGCCCCGGTGGCCCCCTGCCCAGCTCATGTCACCTCCGATGCTGCTGTCCGTGGTGCTGAATGTCATCCTCAGCCTGGCTCTGCAAACAGCTGGCTTCCTCGCGGTGCAGCAGCAGGCCTGGTACCTGCCCAATGATATCTACAG TGCCTGCGCCCCTGGGAATGCCAGCTCCAGTGCAGGGAATGGGACTCACAACTCCACCCTCAGCGTTCCCGTGCCGGACCCCGGGTTCAAGAGCTATGAGAACACCACCGTCTGGCTGCTGTCCCTCTTCAGCTGCATCACAGTGGCCTTCATCTTCTCCAGGGGGAAGCCCTTCCGCAAGGCAATCTACACCAACT ATCTCTTTGTGTTGGTGCTGCTGTCTCAGTTAGCCGTCTGTCTCTTCTTCCTCTTCGCAGACGTCCCCGGGCTCTATCAGTTCATGGAC ttgGTGTGCACCCCGACCGCGTGGCGACTTCACATCCTGGTCATGCTGCTTGTCTACTTTGTTGTTGCTTTGGCAATCGAG GAGTTCATCATTGAGAACAGGACCCTGTGGCGGTGGCTGAGGCGCTGTGCGGGGGTGCAGTCTCAAAGCTGCTACAGGAAGCTGCAGAGAGTGCTGGAGAAAGAGGCAGGCTGGCCCCCCCTCTCAGGCACACAGTACGCCGGGTGCAGCATGGCCTTTGACAACACGGCCTTTGAGGAGCACAGGGAAACTGGACACTGA
- the LOC117416838 gene encoding probable cation-transporting ATPase 13A4 isoform X2: protein MPPKTDYIEGHRQLINKGEENEMEVFGYKTQSCRQALCIMGGLLTCGFLFLLLYWKPEWNVWTNCAPCCLEQADVVLLRTTDDFRSYRRKAVLWVSLAAGSREGSGGHSEAPILSAQMHLLKKTIVTPELKFRFIQVQMVKYIWDLTGKQFVRVQGLDDSLSGRDIHSLFGEGLSQEEQEVRRIIVGPNTIDIDMPPIWKLLFKEVLNPFYVFQVFSVILWFTEQYAEYALTIVIMSFVSLALSVYHVRQQSLKLHGLVASHNNTLVTVCRKDGGWEEVLSSQLVPGDMFQISGSKQIVPCDAILLSGGCVVNESMLTGESIPVVKLALSQLESPGPWMCGGPDSYKRHILFCGTQVIQTRADEQGVVRAVVLQTGFNTAKGELVRSIMYPKPTDFKLYRDASQFLMFLISTALLGMVYSLCVWSLNGEPAGQVISKALDVITIAVPPALPAALTVGILYAQRRLSHSGVFCISPKRINMCGQMNLVCFDKTGTLTEDGLDLWGLSLAKGSSFAPVFQFSPGVVLPWGPSFVAMVTCHSLILIDGVPQGDPLELKMFEATGWVVDEDAERGTQSVLMKPGPQANKAPVAGVLVLQQFPFSSGLQRMSVVTQELGSDKLVVYLKGAPERVASLCRPETVPASFPAHLSLYTQQGFRVIGMAYRSLGPVGDLSSISREAVESELTFLGLLILENRPKPETRPVLQELSSARIRSVMVTGDNLETAVTVANNSGMVQKTSRVIQVEAAPPSGSNPTSVTWILLEELKHNCSTIDSCVITELDQNCSDYHFVMTGKTYDAILRHFHSLLPKLLLNGTVFARMSPGQKTSLVEEFQRLEFVVGMCGDGANDCGALKMAHAGISLSEQDASVASPFTSKVPNIECVPLLIREGRAALVTSYCMFKYMALYSMIQYLGVLLLYWQLNSFGNYQFLFEDLAINTVIGFTMNLNHAHPKLAPRWPPAQLMSPPMLLSVVLNVILSLALQTAGFLAVQQQAWYLPNDIYSACAPGNASSSAGNGTHNSTLSVPVPDPGFKSYENTTVWLLSLFSCITVAFIFSRGKPFRKAIYTNYVPGLYQFMDLVCTPTAWRLHILVMLLVYFVVALAIEEFIIENRTLWRWLRRCAGVQSQSCYRKLQRVLEKEAGWPPLSGTQYAGCSMAFDNTAFEEHRETGH from the exons ATGCCACCAAAAACTGACTATATTGAAGGACATCGGCAGTTAATAAACAAAGGCGAAGAAAACGAAATG GAAGTGTTTGGCTATAAAACGCAGAGCTGCCGCCAGGCCCTGTGCATTATGGGAGGCTTGCTGACCTGCGGCTTCCTGTTCCTGCTGCTGTACTGGAAGCCTGAGTGGAACGTGTGGACCAACTGCGCCCCCTGCTGTTTGGAGCAGGCTGACGTGGTGCTGCTCCGAACCACT GATGATTTTCGAAGCTACAGGCGTAAGGCAGTGCTGTGGGTGAGCCTGGCTGCTGGGAGCCGTGAGGGGTCAGGAGGTCACAGTGAGGCCCCTATTCTGTCTGCCCAGATGCATCTCCTCAAAAAAACCATTGTGACCCCCGAGCTAAAG TTTCGCTTTATCCAGGTTCAGATGGTGAAGTATATCTGGGACCTGACAGGCAAACAGTTTGTCAGAGTGCA GGGGCTAGATGACAGCTTGTCCGGCCGGGACATCCACTCCTTGTTTGGGGAGGGGTTGTCACAAGAGGAGCAGGAGGTCAG GCGGATAATTGTGGGGCCCAACACCATTGATATTGACATGCCACCCATCTGGAAGCTGCTGTTTAAAGAG GTGCTGAACCCGTTCTATGTGTTCCAGGTGTTCTCTGTGATCCTGTGGTTCACGGAGCAGTATGCCGAGTACGCCCTCACTATTGTAATCATGTCTTTCGTCTCCTTAGCGCTGTCTGTGTACCATGTGAGGCAG CAATCTCTGAAGCTGCACGGCCTGGTTGCCTCTCACAACAACACGCTCGTCACTGTCTGCCGGAAGGATGGAG GCTGGGAGGAGGTGCTGTCCAGTCAGCTCGTACCCGGGGACATGTTCCAGATCTCAGGGAGCAAACAGATTGTGCCGTGCGACGCCATTCTGCTGTCAGGGGGCTGTGTCGTCAACGAGAGCATGCTGACAG GGGAGAGTATCCCGGTGGTGAAGTTGGCCCTGTCTCAGCTGGAGAGCCCAGGCCCCTGGATGTGCGGCGGCCCTGACAGTTATAAGCGGCACATCCTGTTCTGTGGGACTCAGGTGATCCAGACCAGGGCGGATGAGCAGGGAGTGGTCAGAGCAGTGGTGCTGCAGACCG GGTTCAACACTGCCAAGGGAGAGTTGGTGCGCTCCATCATGTACCCCAAACCCACCGACTTCAAACTGTACCGGGACGCCTCCCAATTCCTCATGTTCCTGATCAGCACCGCGCTCCTTGGGATGGTCTACTCCTTGTGTGTGTGGAGCCTCAACGGG GAGCCTGCAGGCCAGGTGATCAGTAAGGCTCTGGATGTGATCACCATCGCGGTGCCCCCCGCCCTGCCCGCTGCCCTGACAGTGGGGATTCTCTACGCTCAGAGGCGGCTGAGCCACAGCGGCGTGTTCTGTATCAGCCCCAAGAGGATCAACATGTGCGGACAGATGAACCTTGTGTGCTTTGACAAG ACAGGCACTCTCACGGAGGATGGACTGGATCTGTGGGGTCTCAGCTTGGCAAAGGGCAGCAG TTTTGCTCCGGTGTTCCAGTTCAGCCCTGGCGTTGTCCTCCCCTGGGGTCCCAGCTTCGTTGCCATGGTGACCTGTCACTCCCTGATCCTCATTGACGGGGTGCCGCAGGGGGACCCTCTTGAGCTCAAGATGTTCGAGGCGACGGGCTGG GTGGTGGATGAAGATGCTGAGAGAGGGACCCAGAGCGTGCTGATGAAGCCCGGACCCCAAGCCAACAAG GCTCCAGTGGCTGGGGTCCTGGTGCTGCAGCAGTTCCCCTTCTCCTCAGGCCTGCAGAGGATGTCTGTGGTGACCCAAGAGCTTGGCAGTGACAAGCTGGTGGTGTACCTGAAGGGGGCGCCAGAGAGAGTGGCCAGTCTGTGCAGACCGGAGACAG tCCCTGCCTCCTTCCCTGCCCACCTCTCTCTCTACACACAGCAGGGCTTTCGGGTCATTGGCATGGCGTACAGGTCACTGGGGCCAGTGGGGGACCTCTCCAGCATATCCAG GGAGGCTGTGGAGTCAGAGCTGACCTTCCTGGGCCTGCTGATCCTGGAGAACCGACCCAAACCAGAGACCAGACCGGTCCTGCAGGAGCTGAGCAGCGCACGCATCCGCAGCGTCATGGTGACAG GCGATAATCTGGAGACGGCAGTGACTGTCGCTAACAATTCTGGAATGGTTCAGAAGACAAGTCGAGTTATCCAGGTGGAGGCAGCCCCGCCCTCGGGGTCAAACCCCACCTCTGTGACCTGGATACTCCTGGAGGAGCTCAAACACAACTGCAGCACCATT GACTCCTGTGTTATTACGGAGCTGGATCAGAACTGTAGTGATTACCATTTCGTCATGACGGGGAAAACCTACGATGCGATCCTGCGACACTTCCACAGCCTGCTGCCCAAG CTGCTGCTCAATGGCACGGTGTTCGCTCGCATGTCTCCTGGACAGAAGACCAGCCTGGTGGAGGAGTTCCAGAGACTTGA GTTCGTTGTGGGGATGTGCGGCGATGGGGCCAACGATTGCGGG GCCCTGAAAATGGCCCATGCTGGGATCTCGCTATCAGAACAGGATGCGTCGGTGGCATCCCCATTTACCTCCAAAGTCCCCAACATCGAGTGTGTGCCCCTGCTCATCAG AGAAGGCCGTGCAGCCCTGGTCACCTCGTACTGTATGTTCAAATACATGGCTCTGTACAGCATGATCCAGTACCtgggtgtgctgctgctgtactgG CAACTAAACAGCTTTGGAAATTACCAGTTTCTGTTTGAAGATCTCGCCATTAACACAGTAATTGGATTCACAA TGAATCTGAACCATGCCCACCCCAAGCTGGCGCCCCGGTGGCCCCCTGCCCAGCTCATGTCACCTCCGATGCTGCTGTCCGTGGTGCTGAATGTCATCCTCAGCCTGGCTCTGCAAACAGCTGGCTTCCTCGCGGTGCAGCAGCAGGCCTGGTACCTGCCCAATGATATCTACAG TGCCTGCGCCCCTGGGAATGCCAGCTCCAGTGCAGGGAATGGGACTCACAACTCCACCCTCAGCGTTCCCGTGCCGGACCCCGGGTTCAAGAGCTATGAGAACACCACCGTCTGGCTGCTGTCCCTCTTCAGCTGCATCACAGTGGCCTTCATCTTCTCCAGGGGGAAGCCCTTCCGCAAGGCAATCTACACCAACT ACGTCCCCGGGCTCTATCAGTTCATGGAC ttgGTGTGCACCCCGACCGCGTGGCGACTTCACATCCTGGTCATGCTGCTTGTCTACTTTGTTGTTGCTTTGGCAATCGAG GAGTTCATCATTGAGAACAGGACCCTGTGGCGGTGGCTGAGGCGCTGTGCGGGGGTGCAGTCTCAAAGCTGCTACAGGAAGCTGCAGAGAGTGCTGGAGAAAGAGGCAGGCTGGCCCCCCCTCTCAGGCACACAGTACGCCGGGTGCAGCATGGCCTTTGACAACACGGCCTTTGAGGAGCACAGGGAAACTGGACACTGA
- the LOC117416838 gene encoding probable cation-transporting ATPase 13A4 isoform X1 has protein sequence MPPKTDYIEGHRQLINKGEENEMEVFGYKTQSCRQALCIMGGLLTCGFLFLLLYWKPEWNVWTNCAPCCLEQADVVLLRTTDDFRSYRRKAVLWVSLAAGSREGSGGHSEAPILSAQMHLLKKTIVTPELKFRFIQVQMVKYIWDLTGKQFVRVQGLDDSLSGRDIHSLFGEGLSQEEQEVRRIIVGPNTIDIDMPPIWKLLFKEVLNPFYVFQVFSVILWFTEQYAEYALTIVIMSFVSLALSVYHVRQQSLKLHGLVASHNNTLVTVCRKDGGWEEVLSSQLVPGDMFQISGSKQIVPCDAILLSGGCVVNESMLTGESIPVVKLALSQLESPGPWMCGGPDSYKRHILFCGTQVIQTRADEQGVVRAVVLQTGFNTAKGELVRSIMYPKPTDFKLYRDASQFLMFLISTALLGMVYSLCVWSLNGEPAGQVISKALDVITIAVPPALPAALTVGILYAQRRLSHSGVFCISPKRINMCGQMNLVCFDKTGTLTEDGLDLWGLSLAKGSSFAPVFQFSPGVVLPWGPSFVAMVTCHSLILIDGVPQGDPLELKMFEATGWVVDEDAERGTQSVLMKPGPQANKAPVAGVLVLQQFPFSSGLQRMSVVTQELGSDKLVVYLKGAPERVASLCRPETVPASFPAHLSLYTQQGFRVIGMAYRSLGPVGDLSSISREAVESELTFLGLLILENRPKPETRPVLQELSSARIRSVMVTGDNLETAVTVANNSGMVQKTSRVIQVEAAPPSGSNPTSVTWILLEELKHNCSTIDSCVITELDQNCSDYHFVMTGKTYDAILRHFHSLLPKLLLNGTVFARMSPGQKTSLVEEFQRLEFVVGMCGDGANDCGALKMAHAGISLSEQDASVASPFTSKVPNIECVPLLIREGRAALVTSYCMFKYMALYSMIQYLGVLLLYWQLNSFGNYQFLFEDLAINTVIGFTMNLNHAHPKLAPRWPPAQLMSPPMLLSVVLNVILSLALQTAGFLAVQQQAWYLPNDIYSACAPGNASSSAGNGTHNSTLSVPVPDPGFKSYENTTVWLLSLFSCITVAFIFSRGKPFRKAIYTNYLFVLVLLSQLAVCLFFLFADVPGLYQFMDLVCTPTAWRLHILVMLLVYFVVALAIEEFIIENRTLWRWLRRCAGVQSQSCYRKLQRVLEKEAGWPPLSGTQYAGCSMAFDNTAFEEHRETGH, from the exons ATGCCACCAAAAACTGACTATATTGAAGGACATCGGCAGTTAATAAACAAAGGCGAAGAAAACGAAATG GAAGTGTTTGGCTATAAAACGCAGAGCTGCCGCCAGGCCCTGTGCATTATGGGAGGCTTGCTGACCTGCGGCTTCCTGTTCCTGCTGCTGTACTGGAAGCCTGAGTGGAACGTGTGGACCAACTGCGCCCCCTGCTGTTTGGAGCAGGCTGACGTGGTGCTGCTCCGAACCACT GATGATTTTCGAAGCTACAGGCGTAAGGCAGTGCTGTGGGTGAGCCTGGCTGCTGGGAGCCGTGAGGGGTCAGGAGGTCACAGTGAGGCCCCTATTCTGTCTGCCCAGATGCATCTCCTCAAAAAAACCATTGTGACCCCCGAGCTAAAG TTTCGCTTTATCCAGGTTCAGATGGTGAAGTATATCTGGGACCTGACAGGCAAACAGTTTGTCAGAGTGCA GGGGCTAGATGACAGCTTGTCCGGCCGGGACATCCACTCCTTGTTTGGGGAGGGGTTGTCACAAGAGGAGCAGGAGGTCAG GCGGATAATTGTGGGGCCCAACACCATTGATATTGACATGCCACCCATCTGGAAGCTGCTGTTTAAAGAG GTGCTGAACCCGTTCTATGTGTTCCAGGTGTTCTCTGTGATCCTGTGGTTCACGGAGCAGTATGCCGAGTACGCCCTCACTATTGTAATCATGTCTTTCGTCTCCTTAGCGCTGTCTGTGTACCATGTGAGGCAG CAATCTCTGAAGCTGCACGGCCTGGTTGCCTCTCACAACAACACGCTCGTCACTGTCTGCCGGAAGGATGGAG GCTGGGAGGAGGTGCTGTCCAGTCAGCTCGTACCCGGGGACATGTTCCAGATCTCAGGGAGCAAACAGATTGTGCCGTGCGACGCCATTCTGCTGTCAGGGGGCTGTGTCGTCAACGAGAGCATGCTGACAG GGGAGAGTATCCCGGTGGTGAAGTTGGCCCTGTCTCAGCTGGAGAGCCCAGGCCCCTGGATGTGCGGCGGCCCTGACAGTTATAAGCGGCACATCCTGTTCTGTGGGACTCAGGTGATCCAGACCAGGGCGGATGAGCAGGGAGTGGTCAGAGCAGTGGTGCTGCAGACCG GGTTCAACACTGCCAAGGGAGAGTTGGTGCGCTCCATCATGTACCCCAAACCCACCGACTTCAAACTGTACCGGGACGCCTCCCAATTCCTCATGTTCCTGATCAGCACCGCGCTCCTTGGGATGGTCTACTCCTTGTGTGTGTGGAGCCTCAACGGG GAGCCTGCAGGCCAGGTGATCAGTAAGGCTCTGGATGTGATCACCATCGCGGTGCCCCCCGCCCTGCCCGCTGCCCTGACAGTGGGGATTCTCTACGCTCAGAGGCGGCTGAGCCACAGCGGCGTGTTCTGTATCAGCCCCAAGAGGATCAACATGTGCGGACAGATGAACCTTGTGTGCTTTGACAAG ACAGGCACTCTCACGGAGGATGGACTGGATCTGTGGGGTCTCAGCTTGGCAAAGGGCAGCAG TTTTGCTCCGGTGTTCCAGTTCAGCCCTGGCGTTGTCCTCCCCTGGGGTCCCAGCTTCGTTGCCATGGTGACCTGTCACTCCCTGATCCTCATTGACGGGGTGCCGCAGGGGGACCCTCTTGAGCTCAAGATGTTCGAGGCGACGGGCTGG GTGGTGGATGAAGATGCTGAGAGAGGGACCCAGAGCGTGCTGATGAAGCCCGGACCCCAAGCCAACAAG GCTCCAGTGGCTGGGGTCCTGGTGCTGCAGCAGTTCCCCTTCTCCTCAGGCCTGCAGAGGATGTCTGTGGTGACCCAAGAGCTTGGCAGTGACAAGCTGGTGGTGTACCTGAAGGGGGCGCCAGAGAGAGTGGCCAGTCTGTGCAGACCGGAGACAG tCCCTGCCTCCTTCCCTGCCCACCTCTCTCTCTACACACAGCAGGGCTTTCGGGTCATTGGCATGGCGTACAGGTCACTGGGGCCAGTGGGGGACCTCTCCAGCATATCCAG GGAGGCTGTGGAGTCAGAGCTGACCTTCCTGGGCCTGCTGATCCTGGAGAACCGACCCAAACCAGAGACCAGACCGGTCCTGCAGGAGCTGAGCAGCGCACGCATCCGCAGCGTCATGGTGACAG GCGATAATCTGGAGACGGCAGTGACTGTCGCTAACAATTCTGGAATGGTTCAGAAGACAAGTCGAGTTATCCAGGTGGAGGCAGCCCCGCCCTCGGGGTCAAACCCCACCTCTGTGACCTGGATACTCCTGGAGGAGCTCAAACACAACTGCAGCACCATT GACTCCTGTGTTATTACGGAGCTGGATCAGAACTGTAGTGATTACCATTTCGTCATGACGGGGAAAACCTACGATGCGATCCTGCGACACTTCCACAGCCTGCTGCCCAAG CTGCTGCTCAATGGCACGGTGTTCGCTCGCATGTCTCCTGGACAGAAGACCAGCCTGGTGGAGGAGTTCCAGAGACTTGA GTTCGTTGTGGGGATGTGCGGCGATGGGGCCAACGATTGCGGG GCCCTGAAAATGGCCCATGCTGGGATCTCGCTATCAGAACAGGATGCGTCGGTGGCATCCCCATTTACCTCCAAAGTCCCCAACATCGAGTGTGTGCCCCTGCTCATCAG AGAAGGCCGTGCAGCCCTGGTCACCTCGTACTGTATGTTCAAATACATGGCTCTGTACAGCATGATCCAGTACCtgggtgtgctgctgctgtactgG CAACTAAACAGCTTTGGAAATTACCAGTTTCTGTTTGAAGATCTCGCCATTAACACAGTAATTGGATTCACAA TGAATCTGAACCATGCCCACCCCAAGCTGGCGCCCCGGTGGCCCCCTGCCCAGCTCATGTCACCTCCGATGCTGCTGTCCGTGGTGCTGAATGTCATCCTCAGCCTGGCTCTGCAAACAGCTGGCTTCCTCGCGGTGCAGCAGCAGGCCTGGTACCTGCCCAATGATATCTACAG TGCCTGCGCCCCTGGGAATGCCAGCTCCAGTGCAGGGAATGGGACTCACAACTCCACCCTCAGCGTTCCCGTGCCGGACCCCGGGTTCAAGAGCTATGAGAACACCACCGTCTGGCTGCTGTCCCTCTTCAGCTGCATCACAGTGGCCTTCATCTTCTCCAGGGGGAAGCCCTTCCGCAAGGCAATCTACACCAACT ATCTCTTTGTGTTGGTGCTGCTGTCTCAGTTAGCCGTCTGTCTCTTCTTCCTCTTCGCAGACGTCCCCGGGCTCTATCAGTTCATGGAC ttgGTGTGCACCCCGACCGCGTGGCGACTTCACATCCTGGTCATGCTGCTTGTCTACTTTGTTGTTGCTTTGGCAATCGAG GAGTTCATCATTGAGAACAGGACCCTGTGGCGGTGGCTGAGGCGCTGTGCGGGGGTGCAGTCTCAAAGCTGCTACAGGAAGCTGCAGAGAGTGCTGGAGAAAGAGGCAGGCTGGCCCCCCCTCTCAGGCACACAGTACGCCGGGTGCAGCATGGCCTTTGACAACACGGCCTTTGAGGAGCACAGGGAAACTGGACACTGA